Proteins encoded in a region of the Ziziphus jujuba cultivar Dongzao chromosome 3, ASM3175591v1 genome:
- the LOC107423341 gene encoding protein DMP2 has protein sequence MVESNNESTPKKGVAQGFGGLIKFLPTGTVFLFQFLNPAVTNYGKCSTANKCLEAILICFCGLSCFFSCFTDSYKKDGKIYHGIVTKNGLWLSSPPSESLDDLKAAKYRLKVSDLVHAFFSLVVFAALSLLDSNTVRCLYPRLESTGSQKTLIGVLPPVLGVVSGAMCTMFPSDRHGIGYTPSSTTGSSEKTSNNSISEMEKSANK, from the coding sequence ATGGTTGAGTCCAATAACGAAAGCACCCCGAAGAAGGGTGTTGCACAAGGATTTGGAGGCCTTATAAAGTTCCTCCCAACAGGAACAGTCTTCTTGTTCCAGTTTCTCAACCCTGCTGTCACAAACTATGGCAAATGCAGCACTGCAAACAAGTGCCTAGAAGCCATTCTCATCTGCTTCTGCGGCCTCTCttgtttcttctcttgcttCACTGATAGTTACAAAAAAGATGGAAAGATCTACCATGGTATCGTCACCAAAAATGGCCTTTGGTTGTCATCACCTCCATCTGAATCCTTAGATGATTTAAAAGCAGCTAAATATAGGCTAAAGGTTTCAGACCTTGTGCATGCTTTCTTTTCACTGGTTGTGTTCGCTGCCTTGTCGCTTCTTGATTCGAACACAGTGAGGTGCTTGTACCCGAGGCTTGAGTCCACAGGTTCGCAGAAAACTCTTATCGGAGTTTTGCCTCCGGTTCTTGGTGTAGTTTCTGGAGCTATGTGTACGATGTTTCCTAGTGACCGCCATGGCATTGGATATACCCCAAGCAGTACTACCGGTTCTTCAGAGAAAACTTCCAATAACTCCATCAGTGAGATGGAAAAATCTGCGAACAAATGA
- the LOC107423342 gene encoding protein DMP2: MGDSKSSGVTNKAYQGFGDLIKLLPTGTVFLFQFLNPVVTNNGKCSTANKYLDAILVIVCGLSCFFSCFTDSYTGSDGKIRYGFVTKNGLWSSTSTPSQSIDLSAYKLRLGDFVHAFFSVIVFAGLSLLDSNTVRCFYPGFESTNLQKTLLQVLPIVIGVLSSSVFVLFPNDRHGIGYPPSDSSSKKTSSNNSISMVENPTNK; encoded by the coding sequence ATGGGTGATTCCAAGAGTAGTGGTGTCACTAACAAGGCATACCAAGGATTTGGAGACCTCATAAAACTCCTCCCGACAGGAACAGTTTTCTTGTTCCAGTTCCTTAATCCAGTGGTCACCAACAATGGCAAATGCAGCACCGCAAACAAGTACCTAGACGCCATTCTAGTCATCGTCTGCGGCCTCTCttgtttcttctcttgcttCACCGATAGTTACACTGGAAGTGATGGAAAAATCCGATATGGTTTCGTCACTAAAAATGGTCTTTGGTCTTCCACAAGTACCCCATCTCAATCCATTGATTTATCAGCATATAAGCTAAGGTTGGGAGACTTTGTGCACGCTTTCTTTTCGGTGATTGTGTTCGCCGGGTTGTCCCTTCTTGATTCCAATACAGTGAGGTGCTTCTATCCGGGTTTTGAGTCCACAAATTTGCAGAAGACTCTTCTCCAAGTATTGCCTATCGTTATTGGTGTACTTTCAAGCTCTGTGTTTGTGTTGTTTCCTAATGATCGCCATGGGATTGGATATCCACCAAGTGATAGTTCTTCGAAGAAAACTTCCTCCAACAACTCCATTAGTATGGTGGAAAATCCTACAAACAAATGA